A stretch of Aspergillus nidulans FGSC A4 chromosome VI DNA encodes these proteins:
- a CDS encoding amino acid permease (transcript_id=CADANIAT00009997) produces MPTLHDDDELLLARIGYKQELRREFSKWSTISYAISILGVLGSVPATFGAPLAAGGPATAVWCWFLGSIMAFCIGSSVAELVSAYPTAGGMYFVTKYVVPEDQVPIFSWIQGWCNLLGQTAGVSSVAYTVSQMLLAAVSMNSKLVDGSYSYTPTAWDTVRLSIALLIFLGVICSMTTKLLHRIFIWFAPINNKQPAMWVFTHVTDGSGWGSKLFSFLLGFIAVAWTMTDYDGTTHMSEETHDAAILGPIAIQSAVVVSGAMGWILTISLCFCLTDYDGILNTPTGLPAAQIFLNAGGKTGGMIMWGHPDGLRICARRGPSILLVRFTLNTQQANKRTNSPSTLSKINSYTHTPVNAVWFVVFFAIALNCIAIGSTQTATAIFSITAPALDISYVSVILAHRIYKHQVSFVEGPFTLDRWGSWINWISISWVLFISTVLFFPPHVPVTAENMNYAVFVGLFIAIFALVWWWIDARGKYTGPRTNEYLQEIPTEEYAENYGTIA; encoded by the exons ATGCCCACCCTtcatgacgacgacgagcttCTTCTAGCTCGCATCGGCTATAAACAG GAGCTCAGACGAGAATTTTCGAAATGGTCGACCATCTCCTATGCCATCTCTATCCTTGGAGTGCTAGGCTCCGTGCCAGCGACATTCGGTGCTCCATTGGCCGCGGGGGGCCCCGCAACTGCAGTCTGGTGTTGGTTTCTAGGCTCTATCATGGCGTTCTGTATTGGCAGTTCCGTAGCTGAGCTGGTCTCGGCCTATCCAACAGCAGGGGGAATGTATTTTGTTACCAAGTACGTTGTTCCTGAGGACCAGGTACCGATCTTCTCATGGATTCAGGGCTGGTGTAACCTCCTGGGACAAACTGCTGGGGTTTCTAGCGTGGCGTATACAGTAAGCCAGATGCTGCTTGCTGCTGTTAGTATGAACTCCAAGCTAGTCGATGGGAGTTACTCGTACACACC GACCGCGTGGGATACAGTGCGCTTGTCGATCGCGCTTCTGATCTTCCTTGGTGTAATCTGCTCGATGACAACAAAATTGTTGCACCGCATCTTTATCTGGTTTGCGCCAATTAATA ACAAGCAACCGGCCATGTGGGTGTTCACTCACGTCACCGACGGCTCCGGCTGGGGCTCCaagctcttttccttcctcctcggcttcATAGCTGTAGCATGGACCATGACCGACTATGATGGAACCACCCA CATGTCTGAAGAGACCCACGATGCCGCCATCCTCGGCCCGATAGCCATCCAATCTGCTGTCGTAGTTTCCGGCGCCATGGGCTGGATCCTGACGATATCCCTATGTTTCTGTCTTACCGACTACGACGGCATTCTAAACACACCAACCGGCCTTCCAGCTGCCCAAATCTTCCTCAACGCAGGCGGAAAAACTGGCGGCATGATTATGTGGGG ACACCCGGATGGCCTACGCATTTGCGCGAGACGAGGCCCTTCCATTCTCCTCGTACGCTTTACCCTCAACACCCAACAAGCAAACAAGCGCACTAACAGTCCCAGCACCCTCTCAAAAATAAATTCCTATACCCACACCCCTGTCAACGCCGTCTGGTttgtcgtcttcttcgccatagCCCTAAATTGCATCGCGATCGGATCCACACAAACAGCTACAGcaatcttctccatcacaGCGCCAGCCCTCGACATTTCCTACGTCTCCGTTATCCTCGCGCACCGGATCTACAAGCACCAAGTATCTTTCGTCGAGGGGCCGTTTACGTTGGACAGGTGGGGAAGCTGGATAAATTGGATTTCGATATCTTGGGTGCTGTTCATTAGCACGGTTCTGTTTTTCCCACCACACGTTCCTGTTACGGCAGAGAACAT GAACTATGCGGTATTTGTTGGGCTCTTCATTGCAATTTTTGCGCTGGTGTGGTGGTGGATTGATGCGAGGGG AAAGTATACTGGTCCCCGGACGAACGAGTATTTGCAGGAGATTCCCACGGAGGAATATGCGGAGAATTACGGGACTATAGCGTGA
- a CDS encoding uncharacterized protein (transcript_id=CADANIAT00010000): MTSDILPPAEQRRRAVRSTRREWTAAPEREIKAHAMQAQPPPLERHGIGHAYDILPRRERQDERRDLEDSYSLEEQTDREAKASNNHVSFAPYNPRIFHPLPVVPHPAPVFPMVSHHSLRTELTAVEKEYAYTMHL, translated from the exons ATGACCAGCGATATTCTGCCTCCTGCCGaacaaagacgaagagcagTTCGGTCGACGAGGCGAGAGTGGACAGCCGCCCCGGAACGGGAAATAAAAGCACATGCAA TGCAAGCTCAACCACCGCCGCTTGAACGCCACGGAATTGGCCATGCATACGACATCCTTCcgcgaagagaaagacagGACGAGAGGCGAGACCTCGAAGACTCTTACAGCTTGGAAGAACAAACTGACCGAGAAGCCAAGGCAAGTAACAACCACGTCAGCTTTGCGCCTTACAATCCTAGGATATTTCACCCACTTCCAGTTGTTCCCCATCCCGCTCCGGTTTTTCCCATGGTGTCCCACCACAGCTTGAGAACTGAACTCACTGCAGTGGAGAAGGAATATGCTTATACCATGCATCTATGA
- a CDS encoding protein cetA (transcript_id=CADANIAT00009999), which produces MMFTKALVAATLATLTAALPQPTVVRREGGDAGVTIVNNMDSDVYAWSVTDGVSKMHTLSSGGGSYTENFQANPNGGGVSIKLSTHQDQTDVLQFEYTKSGETIFWDMSCIDMDRAASTFTKNGFDVSPSQTSGDCPAVNCHAGDTSCAEAYLQPKDDHATHGCPIDTSFTLTLGA; this is translated from the coding sequence ATGATGTTCACCAAGGCTCTCGTTGCTGCTACTCTGGCCACCCTCACCGCGGCCCTCCCCCAGCCCACCGTTGTCCGTCGTGAGGGCGGCGATGCCGGCGTCACCATCGTCAACAACATGGACTCCGACGTCTACGCGTGGTCCGTTACGGACGGTGTTAGCAAAATGCACACCCTCAGCTCTGGAGGCGGCTCGTACACCGAGAACTTCCAGGCGAACCCCAACGGCGGCGGTGTCTCGATCAAGCTGTCCACCCACCAGGACCAGACCGATGTCCTGCAGTTCGAGTACACCAAGTCCGGAGAGACTATCTTCTGGGACATGTCTTGCATTGACATGGACCGTGCCGCTTCCACCTTCACCAAGAACGGCTTCGATGTCTCTCCCAGCCAGACCTCCGGTGACTGCCCCGCTGTCAACTGTCACGCCGGGGACACCTCTTGCGCTGAGGCCTACCTCCAGCCCAAGGACGACCACGCTACCCACGGCTGCCCCATTGACACCAGCTTCACCCTGACTCTCGGCGCGTAA
- a CDS encoding Sec23/Sec24 family protein (transcript_id=CADANIAT00009998) has product MADQHYYQSPAPGVAPGEDPSDPNRIPQQTPYPSQYPAGYTPGPPPPQTTAYYGAGASGNQQWPASAYGSPPPVPQQPVPASSQFAYNTSPQPALGSPADPSMAGLTSQMSGLGIMGEGAARSSKKKHRHAHHNIGAAPAVQQLPTGPEDALPQPSSQFLNTGLNQAPRAVSPALSASGGIPQPTFGAAPEAAHGTVPTQGRIDPEQIPSIPRSRDIPAQYYFSHVYPTMERHLPPPAAVPFVAHDQGNSSPKYARLTLNNIPSSSDFLSSTGLPLGMILQPLARLDPGEQPIPVLDFGDAGPPRCRRCRTYINPFMSFRSGGNKFVCNMCTFPNDVPPEYFAPIDVSGARIDRMQRPELMQGTVEFLVPKDYWNKEPVGLRTLFLIDVSQESIKRGFLKGVCKGIMKALYEEEPSDNTDETTPTRKLPEGSKIGIVTYDREIQFYNLSAELQQAQMMVMTDLQDPFVPLSDGLFVDPYESKHVITSLLDQVPSIFSRVKVPETALFPALSAALSALQATGGKIIGAISTLPTWGPGALTLRDDPKAHGTDAERKLFTTDNTAWREIAGKLAEAGVGVDMFVAAPSGTYMDVATIGMHYFAPSMNVLTSIGHVPEVTGGETFFYPNFHAPRDIRKLSEEVAHAVSREKGYQALMKVRCSNGLQVSAYHGNFVQHTFGADLEIGAIDADKAIAVLFSYDGKLDAKLDAHFQAALLYTSANGQRRVRCINIVAAVNDGGLETMKFIDQDAVVSIIAKEAAAKTLDKNLKDIRASITEKTVDIFSGYRKVFSGSHPPGQLVLPENLKEFSMFILGLIKSRAFKGGQESSDRRIHDIRMLRSIGCTELSLYLYPRIIPIHNMQPEDGFPNEQGQLQVPPSLRASFSKIEEGGAYLVDDGQQCLLWIHAQVSPNLLEDLFGPGQTSLQELSPQTSSIPVLETHLNAQVRNLLQYFSTIRGSKAVTIQLARQGLDGAEYEFARLLVEDRNNEAQSYVDWLVHIHRQINMELAGRRKREEAATEGSLAGLTGLRAPYW; this is encoded by the exons ATGGCGGATCAACACTACTATCAGTCCCCCGCTCCGGGAGTCGCTCCTGGTGAAGACCCCTCCGATCCGAATCGAATTCCCCAGCAAACTCCTTATCCAAGCCAATACCCTGCTGGATATACTCCGGgccctcctccgccgcagaCCACTGCTTACTATGGAGCTGGTGCCTCCGGCAATCAGCAATGGCCCGCCTCCGCATACGGATCCCCCCCGCCTGTACCACAGCAACCCGTGCCAGCTTCGTCCCAGTTCGCATACAATACCAGTCCGCAACCGGCTTTGGGATCACCGGCTGACCCGTCAATGGCTGGCTTGACGTCGCAGATGAGTGGGTTGGGTATAATGGGAGAAGGAGCCGCTCGGAGTTCGAAGAAAAAGCACCGCCATGCACACCACAACATTGGGGCAGCACCGGCAGTGCAGCAACTGCCAACCGGTCCAGAAGACGCTCTGCCACAGCCTTCATCCCAGTTTTTAAATACCGGGCTGAACCAAGCCCCTCGCGCTGTATCCCCGGCTCTGAGTGCTTCAGGAGGTATCCCGCAACCAACATTTGGAGCCGcacctgaagcagctcaTGGGACAGTTCCTACTCAAGGAAGGATTGACCCGGAGCAGATTCCAAGTATACCACGATCACGCGATATCCCGGCGCAATACTACTTTAGTCATGTCTATCCTACAATGGAACGCCATTTACCTCCACCCGCGGCAGTTCCCTTTGTGGCTCACGACCAGGGTAACTCGTCTCCGAAATATGCCCGCCTGACTCTAAATAACatcccctcttcctccgacTTCCTTTCGTCTACCGGACTTCCTCTGGGAATGATCCTGCAACCGTTGGCTCGCCTCGACCCCGGGGAACAACCGATCCCCGTACTCGATTTTGGAGATGCGGGCCCTCCTCggtgccgccgctgccggACATATATCAACCCATTCATGTCATTCCGATCGGGAGGAAACAAGTTTGTTTGCAATATGTGTACTTTCCCTAATGACGTTCCTCCTGAATACTTCGCTCCGATCGATGTTTCAGGGGCTCGTATCGACCGGATGCAACGCCCCGAGCTCATGCAGGGAACAGTTGAGTTCCTGGTGCCCAAGGATTACTGGAACAAGGAGCCTGTCGGTCTCCGTACGTTGTTCCTGATCGATGTCAGTCAGGAGTCGATCAAGAGGGGGTTCCTGAAGGGCGTGTGCAAGGGTATTATGAAGGCTCTTTACGAAGAAGAACCATCAGATAACACAGATGAAACTACGCCAACGCGCAAGTTACCTGAGGGCTCGAAGATTGGAATTGTCACTTATGACCGGGAAATACAGTTCTACAACCTGAGT GCGGAACTTCAACAGGCAcagatgatggtgatgacggATCTGCAAGACCCGTTCGTCCCCCTCAGCGACGGACTGTTCGTCGATCCGTACGAGTCAAA GCATGTTATTACCTCTCTTTTAGACCAAGTCCCAAGTATTTTCTCCCGTGTCAAGGTCCCAGAGACGGCTCTTTTCCCTGCCCTAAGCGCAGCACTTTCCGCTTTACAGGCTACTGGTGGTAAAATCATTGGGGCCATCAGCACGCTACCAACCTGGGGACCTGGGGCTCTAACGCTTCGCGATGATCCTAAGGCGCATGGGACAGATGCGGAAAGGAAGCTGTTCACAACAGACAATACTGCCTGGCGGGAAATCGCAGGCAAGTTGGCcgaggctggtgttggtgttgacaTGTTTGTAGCGGCCCCTAGTGGAACATATATGGACGTTGCTACTATTGGTATGCACTACTTTGCCCCGTCGATGAATGTGCTAACCTCCATAGGCCACGTGCCTGAAGTAACGGGCGGTGAAACGTTCTTCTATCCCAACTTCCACGCGCCTAGGGATATTCGGAAACTTTCTGAAGAAGTGGCGCATGCCGTTTCGCGAGAAAAGGGTTATCAGGCATTGATGAAAGTCCGCTGTTCCAATGGGTTGCAGGTTTCGGCGTATCACGGGAACTTTGTGCAGCACACATTCGGCGCGGATCTCGAAATCGGCGCAATTGATGCCGACAAAGCGATTGCAGTTCTTTTCAGCTATGACGGCAAGCTTGACGCGAAGCTGGATGCACACTTCCAAGCTGCGTTACTTTATACGTCGGCGAACGGACAGCGTCGGGTACGTTGTATCAACATAGTGGCGGCGGTCAACGATGGCGGACTGGAGACCATGAAGTTTATCGACCAGGATGCCGTCGTGAGCATAATCGCTAAAGAAG CCGCTGCCAAGACGCTGGACAAGAACCTCAAGGATATCCGAGCGAGCATTACAGAGAAGACTGTGGATATCTTTAGCGGATACCGTAAGGTGTTTTCTGGATCGCATcctcctggccagcttgTATTGCCGGAGAATCTCAAAGAGTTCTCCATGTTCATCCTAGGCCTGATCAAGTCACGGGCCTTTAAAG GCGGCCAGGAATCATCAGACCGACGGATCCACGACATCCGGATGCTACGGTCAATAGGCTGTACTGAATTATCACTGTACTTGTACCCAAGAATCATTCCTATCCATAACATGCAGCCAGAGGACGGATTCCCGAATGAGCAAGGCCAGCTACAAGTTCCGCCTTCCCTTCGGGCTAGTTTCTCCAAGatcgaagaaggcggagcATATTTGGTCGACGACGGGCAACAGTGTCTTCTATGGATTCACGCACAAGTATCTCCTAATCTTTTGGAGGACCTCTTCGGTCCCGGGCAGACATCTTTGCAAGAGCTCAGCCCGCAAACTTCGTCCATTCCAGTGCTGGAGACACATCTCAATGCGCAGGTCCGCAATCTGCTTCAATACTTCTCTACCATTCGAGGGTCCAAGGCGGTCACGATTCAGCTAGCCAGGCAAGGACTTGACGGTGCCGAGTATGAATTTGCGCGGTTGCTAGTAGAAGACCGCAACAACGAAGCGCAGAGTTACGTTGACTGGCTAGTGCACATTCACCGGCAAATAAACATGGAGCTTGCCGGGCGCCGGAAACGTGAGGAAGCCGCTACAGAGGGATCACTGGCCGGTCTGACTGGGCTACGAGCGCCCTATTGGTAA
- a CDS encoding uncharacterized protein (transcript_id=CADANIAT00009995): MKLFKAVMLALCSAIQALAMPHRALTGEVEAALAKLGVDVAAISQLNGNLTDDGCQNACGALNHLYASEKVIAGNSSTYQDITRSYWAAQQEEARPACMFAPEVDTEVSIAVLLARLTNCQFAAKSGGHASFAGASNSEGGITILFRDLNEISLNEDKSVASVGPGNNWGQVYKALEPHGVSVIGGRLSSIGVGGLLTGGGISYYSNLYGWALDNVESFEVVSAVTGDILTASETEHPDLYWALRGGGNNFGLVTKFNLYTFPSTLLRGGARLFGEDQFPNVVSAFVDVAKQANEDPNAQQYVMFASIGGTNIASAELTYTKNVSNPAIFEKYHSTPAISDSTSTKTLAQYCDDLEAQDPYGMRDVFWNRSFKLDEDFANWVVQYWFSILPRVSGIPNALAGLTFQAITEPILEKMSHAGGNALGLDQSNGPILLIHILGMWSSASDDDTIYRFINDFFVNITAEAESRGLDNEFIYMNYASRFQDVIPSYGADNKARLQEIASKYDPAGVFQTLQPGHFKLTRAPVPNPY; the protein is encoded by the exons ATGAAGTTATTCAAGGCAGTCATGCTCGCTCTGTGCTCTGCGATCCAAGCTCTGGCCATGCCCCATCGAGCTCTAACaggtgaagtcgaagccGCCCTGGCTAAGCTGGGAGTGGATGTCGCTGCGATTTCACAGCTGAATGGCAACCTCACGGACGatggctgccagaatgct TGTGGTGCGTTGAACCATCTTTATGCTTCTGAAAAAGTGATCGCGGGCAACTCCTCTACCTATCAGGATATCACCCGCTCTTACTGGGCAGCccagcaggaagaagctaGACCGGCGTGCATGTTTGCCCCAGAAGTTGATACCGAAGTTTCCATCGCCGTCCTTCTCGCCCGGCTTACGAATTGCCAGTTTGCAGCCAAAAGCGGTGGTCATGCTTCTTTTGCCGGTGCATCCAACAGCGAAGGAGGCATTACGATACTCTTCCGCGACCTCAACGAGATTTCTCTGAATGAGGACAAGTCTGTCGCCTCCGTTGGGCCTGGTAACAACTGGGGCCAGGTGTACAAAGCCCTAGAGCCGCACGGTGTGAGTGTTATAGGTGGCCGCCTGTCATCTATCGGCGTCGGAGGTCTTCTAACCGGCGGCGGCATTTCTTATTACTCCAACTTGTACGGCTGGGCTCTGGACAATGTGGAAAGTTTCGAG GTTGTCAGCGCAGTAACCGGTGACATACTCACAGCGAGCGAGACTGAACACCCCGACCTCTATTGGGCTCTGCGCGGTGGAGGAAACAACTTCGGCCTTGTCACCAAGTTTAACCTGTACACATTTCCCAGCACTTTACTCCGAGGCGGCGCCCGTCTCTTTGGCGAGGATCAATTTCCCAATGTCGTCAGCGCTTTCGTGGACGTGGCCAAACAAGCGAACGAGGACCCAAATGCTCAGCAATATGTGATGTTTGCCAGCATTGGGGGAACAAACATTGCCTCTGCAGAGTTGACTTATACAAAGAACGTGAGCAATCCGGCCATCTTTGAAAAATACCATTCGACACCTGCGATTTCCGACTCCACCAGCACGAAAACTCTGGCACAGTACTGTGACGACCTTGAGGCCCAAGATCCATATGGAATGCGTGATGTATTCTGGAACCGATCGTTCAAGCTGGATGAAGATTTCGCAAACTGGGTCGTCCAATACTGGTTCTCGATTCTTCCACGCGTCTCTGGCATCCCCAACGCCTTGGCAGGGCTCACTTTCCAGGCTATCACGGAGCCGATCTTAGAGAAGATGTCTCACGCTGGTGGTAATGCTTTGGGTCTCGATCAATCCAACGGCCCGATTCTTCTGATACACATTCTGGGAATGTGGAGCAGCGCCTCCGACGACGATACCATCTATCGCTTCATCAATgatttcttcgtcaatatcaCTGCTGAGGCAGAGTCCAGAGGCCTGGACAATGAGTTCATTTACATGAACTACGCAAGCCGTTTTCAGGACGTGATCCCGAGCTACGGTGCGGACAATAAGGCGAGACTGCAAGAGATCGCTTCGAAATACGACCCGGCCGGGGTCTTCCAAACGCTTCAGCCCGGCCATTTCAAGCTGACTCGCGCGCCCGTGCCTAATCCATACTGA
- a CDS encoding cleavage polyadenylation factor subunit CFT2 (transcript_id=CADANIAT00009996) encodes MFTFTPLLGAQSSASKASQSILELDGGVKILVDVGWDDTFDPLDLVELEKHVSTLSLILLTHATPSHIGAYVHCCKTFPLFTQIPVYATSPVIALGRTLLQDVYESAPLAATFLPKASISEPGASTSAASAASVTEADGSADATSAGRILLQPPTTEEIARYFALIQPLKYSQPHQPIPSPFSPPLNGLTLTAYNAGHTVGGTIWHIQHGMESIVYAVDWNQARESVVAGAAWFGGSGASGTEVIEQLRKPTALICSTRGGDKFALPGGRKKRDEILLDMIRSTLVKGGTVLIPTDTSARVLELAYALEHAWRDAARDTQDDVLKRGGLYLAGRKVNTTMRLARSMLEWMDESIVREFEAAEAADTAGQNNDGQRSDQRQGKTDNKGLGPFTFKHLKTVERKKKLEQLLNDPTPKVILASDSSLDWGFAKESLRLLAGGENNLLLLTDPLHYSKFSDKHTDSHRRTLGSMIWQWYEERQDGVALEKGSDGEMLEQVHSGGRELSWTDIQRAPLEAGEQRLYQQYLATKRQFQDTAQARGQENLDTAADALDDRSSTSSEESDSEQQGRVLNFSTSLAHSNRNKLGLSDEDLGVNVLLRRKNVYDYDVRGKKGRERMFPYVAPRKKGDEYGEIIRPEEYLRAEEREEIDMQQRRTESQLKLGQKRRWDETQSAGGAARKQGVDSTERKDTDMLDNLSMTDIGDDTDTAAAPGEEDDQAFEGPAKAIYEKATLTINARLAFVDFTGLHDKRSLEMLIPLIQPRKLILVGGMKEETMALATECQKLLGVKTGADAPSPTAAVIFTPTNGEIIDASVDTSAWTVKLSNNLVRRLKWQHVRTLGVVTLTGQLKAPEPVSTDEDAINSPNKKQKLVEETSTPEQPTPTFQPQPTEPQQTTDKPDRYPVLDILPPNMASGTRSMTRPLHVGDLRLADLRKIMQNAGHKAEFRGEGTLLIDGFVAVRKSGTGKIEIEAAAYQAGPSAGFAQGAGSFLAVKQKIYEGLAVVAGG; translated from the exons ATGTTTACTTTCACTCCCTTGCTGGGCGCCCAATCGTCGGCCTCAAAGGCATCTCAGTCCATTCTAGAGCTGGACGGAGGGGTCAAAATCCTCGTAGACGTTGGTTGGGATGACACATTTGACCCGCTCGATTTGGTGGAATTGGAGAA ACACGTCTCTACTCTCTCGCTGATCCTTCTGACCCACGCAACGCCTTCGCATATCGGCGCCTATGTCCATTGTTGCAAGACATTCCCTCTTTTTACCCAAATTCCCGTGTATGCGACAAGTCCTGTTATCGCGCTGGGCCGCACCCTTCTGCAGGATGTGTACGAGTCGGCGCCGCTAGCCGCGACCTTTCTCCCCAAAGCTTCTATATCCGAGCCTGGTGCCTCGACATCTGCTGCGTCCGCCGCATCTGTGACCGAGGCCGATGGGAGTGCGGACGCAACCAGCGCTGGGCGGATATTGCTTCAACCTCCAACGACAGAGGAGATTGCCAGATACTTTGCCCTGATTCAGCCACTGAAATACTCTCAGCCGCATCAACCGATTCCGTCACCGTTTTCTCCTCCGCTCAACGGTCTTACACTTACTGCCTATAATGCCGGTCACACCGTGGGTGGAACAATATGGCATATCCAGCATGGCATGGAATCTATTGTTTACGCTGTCGATTGGAACCAAGCTCGAGAAAGCGTCGTTGCAGGTGCTGCCTGGTTCGGAGGATCTGGTGCGAGTGGGACGGAAGTCATTGAGCAACTGCGGAAGCCTACAGCATTGATCTGTAGTACTCGCGGAGGTGACAAATTCGCTCTTCCTGGCGGACGGAAGAAGCGCGATGAGATACTATTAGATATGATTCGGAGCACTTTGGTCAAAGGTGGCACCGTGCTGATTCCAACGGACACAAGTGCGCGGGTGCTTGAGCTGGCATATGCGTTAGAGCATGCCTGGCGCGACGCTGCTAGGGACACCCAAGATGATGTTCTGAAACGGGGTGGACTATACTTAGCTGGTAGAAAGGTCAACACAACTATGAGGCTTGCGAGAAGTATGTTGGAATGGATGGATGAGAGTATTGTGCGCGAATTTGAggcagctgaagctgcagatactgctggccaGAACAATGACGGCCAGCGTTCCGACCAACGCCAGGGCAAGACAGATAACAAAGGCCTTGGCCCATTTACATTCAAGCACCTCAAGACTGTTGAGCGAAAGAAGAAACTCGAACAACTTCTTAATGATCCGACGCCAAAGGTCATTCTTGCCTCTGACTCTTCTTTGGATTGGGGATTTGCGAAGGAGTCTTTGCGACTACTTGCCGGTGGTGAAAACAACCTTCTATTACTTACGGATCCACTGCATTATAGCAAGTTCTCCGACAAACACACCGATTCTCATCGAAGGACTCTCGGCAGCATGATTTGGCAATGGTATGAGGAACGACAAGATGGAGTCGCCCTAGAAAAGGGCTCCGACGGTGAGATGCTTGAACAGGTTCACAGCGGCGGAAGGGAGCTGTCATGGACAGATATACAGCGCGCGCCGCTCGAGGCTGGAGAACAGCGACTATATCAACAATACCTTGCCACCAAGCGGCAATTTCAAGATACAGCACAAGCGAGGGGCCAAGAAAACCTTGATACTGCCGCCGACGCTCTGGACGATCGTTCTAGCACTTCATCCGAGGAATCAGATTCTGAACAGCAGGGACGAGTCTTGAACTTTTCGACATCTCTGGCTCATTCAAACCGCAATAAACTCGGACTATCTGACGAAGACCTCGGTGTTAACGTCCTCCTTCGGCGAAAGAATGTCTATGACTACGACGTCCGTGGCAAGAAGGGTCGGGAGCGAATGTTTCCATACGTAGCGCCGAGGAAAAAGGGCGACGAATATGGAGAGATCATCCGACCTGAGGAATACCTGCGTGCAGAAGagcgcgaggagattgacatGCAGCAGCGCAGGACTGAATCGCAGCTCAAGCTGGGCCAGAAACGCCGATGGGACGAGACCCAATCTGCTGGTGGAGCAGCACGGAAACAAGGCGTTGACAGCACTGAGAGAAAGGACACGGATATGCTTGATAATCTCAGCATGACGGACATAGGAGACGATACGGACAcggcagcagctccaggcgaggaagacgatcaGGCATTCGAAGGCCCAGCGAAAGCGATCTATGAAAAGGCCACACTTACCATCAATGCTCGCCTTGCATTTGTGGACTTTACTGGCCTACACGACAAGCGGAGCTTGGAGATGTTGATCCCCTTGATCCAACCACGCAAGTTGATCCTAGTCGGTGGCATGAAAGAGGAAACAATGGCGCTTGCGACAGAATGCCAGAAACTTCTGGGCGTAAAAACTGGTGCAGATGCCCCTTCTCCAACGGCTGCGGTCATATTCACGCCCACCAACGGAGAAATAATCGATGCCAGCGTCGACACCAGCGCTTGGACAGTCAAGCTAAGCAACAACCTCGTGCGGCGACTGAAGTGGCAGCACGTTCGCACGCTCGGTGTAGTTACTTTGACAGGGCAGCTGAAGGCACCGGAGCCTGTATCTACCGACGAAGACGCAATAAACTCGCccaacaagaagcagaagctagTCGAAGAAACCTCGACCCCTGAACAACCCACACCAACATTTCAACCCCAACCTACCGAGCCACAACAAACAACAGACAAACCTGACAGGTATCCcgtcctcgacatcctccCGCCAAATATGGCTTCTGGGACAAGATCAATGACCCGACCACTGCACGTCGGCGATCTTCGCCTGGCGGACCTGCGCAAGATCATGCAAAACGCCGGTCATAAGGCAGAATTCCGGGGTGAGGGAACGCTCCTCATTGATGGTTTCGTTGCCGTTCGGAAGTCAGGAACCGGGAAAATTGAGATCGAGGCAGCTGCATATCAGGCTGGGCCTAGTGCGGGCTTTGCGCAAGGAGCTGGCAGCTTCCTTGCTGTGAAACAGAAGATCTACGAAGGGCTTGCTGTTGTGGCGGGCGGTTAG